A window of Streptomyces sp. SAI-127 contains these coding sequences:
- a CDS encoding phosphopantetheine-binding protein produces MPDNTLTAPADLELLRSLWREVLEIEEMADDLNFFDAGGDSLRLVALVERIRQETGLRVRTMDVLQAATVRGQADLLAGLARS; encoded by the coding sequence ATGCCGGACAACACCCTCACCGCCCCGGCCGACCTCGAACTGCTTCGCTCGCTGTGGCGGGAGGTTCTGGAGATCGAGGAGATGGCCGACGACCTCAACTTCTTCGACGCGGGAGGCGACTCCCTGCGCCTGGTGGCGCTCGTGGAACGCATCCGGCAGGAGACCGGACTGCGGGTACGCACCATGGACGTTCTCCAGGCCGCGACTGTCCGCGGACAGGCGGACCTGCTCGCGGGCCTGGCGAGGAGCTGA
- a CDS encoding cytochrome P450, producing the protein MLVKEAAVSRCPFRPPTTDLVDPVLYSSGAAPAVWRDMSTLDRLHWQQVDADRGFWSVVTYAEADQVLRDTDTFTSERGTLIDLLGTDDPAGGQQLAVTDPPLHTRRQARLKRALTNKAVDQQRETIRSLVLELLEPLGEGGVFDFGRAMMAMPMWVTGTMMGLPRSDWEWLTRITTMCIAADDPEYQDPDGKDATLKKAHLELFCYFQDVVGHRRDHLGDDLLSVLMSTRFEGRTMSPGEVISNCYSLLLGANVTTPHAPTFVMAELPGSGVLEDWARHPELNKSAYEEALRWASPVNHVMRYATSDTVLRGTPVAAGEAVVVWLGGANRDERVFADAHTFDIRRRPNKHLAFGIGPHYCVGHSVARVTLGILFEELLGRYENFALAARPERLISTFASGYKHVPVTARRRSNPAR; encoded by the coding sequence ATGCTCGTAAAAGAGGCGGCCGTCTCCCGCTGCCCCTTCCGCCCCCCGACGACGGACCTGGTCGATCCGGTCCTCTACAGCAGCGGCGCCGCCCCCGCCGTCTGGCGCGACATGAGCACCTTGGACCGACTTCACTGGCAGCAGGTGGACGCAGACCGGGGCTTCTGGTCGGTCGTCACCTACGCCGAGGCCGACCAGGTCCTGCGGGACACAGACACGTTCACGTCCGAGCGCGGCACTCTGATCGACCTGCTCGGCACCGACGACCCGGCCGGCGGCCAGCAACTGGCCGTCACCGACCCACCGCTGCACACCCGCCGGCAGGCCCGGCTGAAGCGTGCGTTGACCAACAAGGCGGTGGACCAGCAGCGCGAGACGATCCGCTCGTTGGTGTTGGAACTGCTTGAACCGCTGGGCGAGGGCGGGGTGTTCGACTTCGGCCGAGCCATGATGGCCATGCCCATGTGGGTCACCGGCACCATGATGGGTCTGCCGCGCTCCGACTGGGAGTGGCTGACCCGTATCACCACTATGTGCATCGCCGCCGACGATCCGGAGTACCAGGATCCTGACGGCAAGGACGCCACCCTGAAGAAGGCACATCTGGAGCTGTTCTGCTACTTCCAGGACGTGGTCGGCCACCGCCGCGATCATCTCGGCGATGACCTGCTGAGCGTGCTGATGTCGACCCGGTTCGAGGGCCGCACGATGTCGCCGGGCGAGGTCATCTCCAACTGCTACAGCCTCCTGCTGGGTGCCAACGTCACCACGCCGCACGCACCGACCTTCGTCATGGCCGAACTGCCGGGCAGCGGAGTGCTGGAGGACTGGGCCCGCCATCCGGAGCTGAACAAGAGCGCGTACGAGGAGGCGCTGCGCTGGGCGTCGCCGGTCAATCACGTCATGCGCTACGCGACGAGCGACACCGTCCTGCGCGGCACACCGGTCGCAGCGGGCGAAGCCGTCGTGGTGTGGCTGGGCGGTGCGAACCGGGACGAGCGGGTCTTCGCCGACGCGCACACCTTCGACATCCGCCGCCGACCCAACAAGCACCTGGCCTTCGGCATCGGACCGCACTACTGCGTGGGCCACAGCGTCGCCCGGGTGACCCTGGGCATCCTCTTCGAGGAACTGCTCGGGCGCTACGAGAACTTCGCACTCGCCGCACGGCCCGAGCGGCTGATCTCCACATTCGCCTCCGGGTACAAGCACGTCCCCGTTACCGCGCGTCGTCGGTCGAACCCGGCGCGCTGA
- a CDS encoding alpha/beta fold hydrolase — MNPTTLICLPFAGAGASFYRKWAPLAAEGLTLLPVQLPGREERFTETPFTEVGAAMDEACPWVCDRLDDDARVALFGHSLGAELAHELTRRLVARGVRVTRLFVSGAHAPRGRSVERISALDDAGFVAGLRRVAGFSHPAMNDPEMLEIMLPLLRADSQMHEEYRSRHPDLLNVPVTSLRGRDDTLISAAEAARWADETSAGFDYAEIDGSHMYLTDHAPDLLAVIAAALQTADSGSPVH, encoded by the coding sequence ATGAACCCCACCACCTTGATCTGCCTTCCGTTCGCCGGCGCCGGGGCGTCCTTCTACCGCAAATGGGCCCCGCTGGCGGCAGAAGGACTGACCCTGCTGCCCGTACAACTCCCCGGCCGAGAGGAGCGGTTCACCGAAACCCCCTTCACCGAAGTCGGCGCCGCGATGGACGAGGCGTGTCCATGGGTGTGCGACCGGCTCGACGACGACGCGCGAGTCGCCCTGTTCGGGCACAGTCTCGGTGCCGAACTCGCCCATGAGCTGACCCGTCGTCTGGTGGCACGCGGGGTGCGCGTCACCAGGCTGTTCGTCAGCGGTGCTCACGCTCCCCGGGGCCGCTCGGTGGAGCGGATCAGCGCCCTGGACGACGCGGGCTTCGTCGCAGGGCTGCGCCGGGTCGCCGGCTTCAGCCACCCGGCCATGAACGACCCGGAGATGCTGGAGATCATGCTGCCCCTCCTGCGTGCGGACTCCCAGATGCACGAGGAATACCGCTCCCGTCACCCCGACCTGCTCAACGTGCCGGTCACCTCCCTGCGCGGTCGCGACGACACGTTGATCAGCGCCGCGGAGGCCGCTCGGTGGGCCGACGAGACCAGCGCGGGATTCGACTACGCGGAAATCGACGGCAGCCACATGTATCTGACGGATCACGCCCCCGACCTGCTGGCGGTGATCGCCGCCGCCCTCCAGACGGCCGACAGCGGGTCACCGGTCCACTGA
- a CDS encoding MFS transporter, whose protein sequence is MAPQGAPPQRRPKPVWTHRNFMLLWAGQTASEMGTRVSNIALPLLAVTTLHASAFQVSLITAFTWLPYVFFALPAGVITDRVRTRRLMVWCDILRTVLVASIPASALWWRPSLGYLYVVVAACGVLTVFFNVAYRALLPSLVDEDQLISANGKMGMSQSLAELAGPAVGGLLTGVLGALRTMWVDASSFLLSVATLVMIKTRDPRTEPGPPAERQSFRKQVSEGLRYVLKHPILSRLLLCSSTSNFFVMGMSGIEIVYLVKGLHASPMVVGLVFSVGTVGGLITGMLASRISERVGTARVIWLSMVVPGPLYLLIPLSFPGWGIVLYALGLTAFSANAVLYNAAESSYRQRVCPPEMRGRMSASMLWIAYGTIPLGALFGGALASWIGMRPALVVFALGMWAASLFVVFSPLRGLRDIPTT, encoded by the coding sequence ATGGCGCCGCAAGGAGCACCACCTCAGAGGCGGCCGAAGCCGGTCTGGACGCACCGGAACTTCATGCTGCTGTGGGCCGGTCAGACGGCCAGTGAGATGGGCACACGCGTGTCGAACATCGCGTTGCCGCTCCTCGCGGTCACCACTTTGCATGCGTCGGCATTCCAGGTCTCGCTGATCACCGCGTTCACTTGGCTGCCGTACGTGTTCTTCGCCCTACCGGCCGGGGTGATAACCGACCGGGTCCGCACACGCCGCTTGATGGTCTGGTGCGACATCCTGCGCACCGTGCTGGTCGCGTCGATCCCGGCGAGCGCGCTGTGGTGGCGGCCTTCGCTCGGCTATCTGTACGTTGTGGTGGCGGCCTGCGGCGTCCTGACGGTGTTCTTCAATGTCGCCTACCGGGCCCTTCTGCCCTCACTCGTCGACGAGGATCAACTGATCTCCGCCAACGGCAAGATGGGCATGTCCCAGTCGCTGGCCGAGCTGGCGGGGCCGGCCGTGGGTGGTCTGCTCACCGGGGTGCTGGGGGCGCTGCGGACGATGTGGGTGGACGCTTCGTCGTTCCTGTTGAGCGTGGCCACCCTGGTGATGATCAAGACCCGGGACCCGCGAACCGAACCGGGCCCTCCGGCGGAGCGGCAGTCGTTCCGCAAGCAGGTGAGCGAGGGGCTGCGGTACGTCCTGAAACATCCGATCCTGTCCCGGCTGCTGCTGTGCAGCAGCACCTCCAACTTCTTCGTCATGGGGATGTCGGGCATCGAGATCGTGTACTTGGTGAAGGGGCTGCATGCATCGCCAATGGTGGTCGGCCTGGTCTTCAGTGTCGGCACCGTCGGTGGCCTGATCACCGGGATGCTGGCGTCGCGGATCTCCGAGCGGGTCGGTACCGCCCGGGTGATCTGGCTTTCCATGGTCGTCCCCGGCCCGCTGTATCTGTTGATTCCGCTCTCGTTCCCCGGCTGGGGCATCGTGCTGTACGCGCTCGGCCTCACCGCTTTCTCCGCGAACGCCGTGCTCTACAACGCGGCGGAGTCCTCGTACCGGCAGCGAGTCTGCCCGCCGGAGATGCGCGGCCGGATGAGTGCCTCGATGCTTTGGATCGCCTACGGGACCATCCCGCTCGGAGCCCTCTTCGGAGGTGCCCTCGCGTCCTGGATCGGCATGCGGCCGGCCCTGGTGGTCTTCGCCCTGGGCATGTGGGCTGCCTCGCTTTTCGTGGTCTTCTCCCCGCTGCGCGGTCTGCGCGACATCCCGACGACCTGA
- a CDS encoding phosphopantetheine-binding protein: MNLSDMEKALGECPGIVAAAAAEYPDPDGGHRIVGYVVPDTSGPAVTDAELSRATAAALPVDAEPPVFVRLPVLPMTSGAGVDLAAVPAPPSRRETLRALFAEVLNRPTVTDDDSFFDLGGQSLLAIRLWGRIRSTFGRAVEMSDIFDHPTVEGLQARIHQAPAVPARPKLARRP; the protein is encoded by the coding sequence ATGAATCTCTCAGATATGGAAAAGGCATTGGGAGAATGCCCGGGAATTGTCGCGGCCGCCGCAGCCGAATACCCGGACCCGGACGGCGGGCACCGGATCGTCGGCTATGTGGTGCCCGACACGAGCGGCCCTGCCGTCACCGACGCCGAGCTTTCTAGGGCCACCGCAGCCGCACTCCCCGTTGACGCGGAGCCGCCGGTGTTCGTCCGGCTGCCGGTACTGCCGATGACCTCCGGCGCGGGCGTTGACCTGGCCGCCGTGCCCGCCCCGCCGTCCCGGAGGGAGACCCTGCGCGCGCTGTTCGCCGAAGTCCTGAACCGCCCGACGGTGACGGACGACGACAGCTTCTTCGACCTGGGCGGTCAGTCGCTCCTCGCCATCCGGCTGTGGGGCCGCATCAGGAGCACCTTCGGCCGCGCCGTCGAGATGTCCGACATCTTCGATCACCCCACTGTCGAAGGTCTGCAGGCCCGTATTCACCAGGCCCCGGCCGTGCCGGCCCGCCCGAAGCTCGCCCGTCGTCCGTAG